Within Candidatus Francisella endociliophora, the genomic segment AAAGCTATCCAAGGTAAAGATTCTGAATCTAACTTACCTCGTGGAATTATTATTGTTTCTAAAGTGAATGTTAATTACTAAAGATTGGCCAGTTATCTGCGTCTAAATACTGCTTATTTGCAAAACTATATCTAAATCTAGATTTGATCATACTAACATCCCAGCTTGATATATCCTGATTAAAAGATTTTGCATCATAAAACATATTGTTCATAATAACTATATTTGATGTATCCCAGTGAGAGATATCTTGATTAAATGAGTATGCACCATTAAACATATCTTGTGTATATACTACGTTTGATATATCCCATTTATCAAGAGGCTTATTAAAAGCATGTGCATTGAAAAACATTGCTGTCATATTATCGACACTAGAGACATTCCATTTATTAATATCATAATTAAAGCTATATGCATTTTTAAACATCTGAGACATATCTTTTACTTTGGAAGTATCCCAATCACCAATATTTTGATTAAAACTATATAAGTTTTCAAACATGCCCTCCATCGTAGTGACATTTGAGGTATCCCAGCTTGTTATACCAATTGGTAAATTTCTATATAAAGCCTCATTACTTAATAGATTAGATAAGTGTGACATATCTGTAACATGGGAAGTACAAAGATGTATTTTTCCAATAGCAAAATCTCTAAAACTTTCTCTAAGAGTATTATTATCAACAACTAAATATTTATGGCTATAATGTTCAACCTCTGAACCAACATAATCATCTTTGCAAATAATTGTTTTTAAGTTAGCAAATGAACAATTACCAAATAAAATCGCTAACAAAATAAAGAAAGGCTGTATAAACTTCATAATCGTCTTTTAATTTAATACAGAAGTTATCTAATTATAATTCATTATAAAACAAATACAGTTTCAGACATGTAACAATATGTAACACTTTTGTTACATTCAAATGTAATTTTAAAAGCTATGATGCTATAATTTGGATAATATATACTCATATTAAATGTGAATAATGCAGAAAAGAATTGCTATAGTTGACGATGAGTCAGATATTAGAGAGGGATTAGCTAACTATCTTGTTCAAAATCATTATTTAGTTGATGATTTTGATAGTGGTATATCATTTCTTGATGCGTTATCAGAAAGATCTTATGACTTAGTTATTTTAGATGTCATGATGCCTGAAATAGATGGATTAGACACCTGTCGACAAATTCGTAAAATATCTGAAGTCCCTGTAATATTTTTATCTTCAGCAGGAGAATCTTTTGATCGTATATTAGGAATTGAAACAGGTGCTGATGACTATATCACAAAACCATTTAATCCTCGTGAAGTTCTTGCACGCATAAAATCAATACTAAAAAGAACAGATATAAAGCCAACTGCACAATCTCAAATAAAAACCCCATATTGGAGTATTGATACTCAACAGCATAAAATTTCATATAATAATGGTGAAGAAATAGTATTTACTCCTGCTTTGTATAAACTATTTGATTATTTATACAGACATAAATCTAAAACCATCACACGTGAGAAGATCTATGAAGATATACTTAAGCGCCCGTTTGAAGAGTTTGATCGCACTATAGATATTCGTATAAGTAGATTGCGTAAACTATTAGATGCGAATCCAGATCAAACTGCTGATAGCAGCTATATTCAGACAATAAAAGGAACAGGATACTGCCTGAATTTATACGATGAATATATCTCTTCGTAAACTTATCCGCTCACAAAAAAAGCTTTTATTAGTTAGTATTGCTATTATATCTGGACTAATTGTTATACAGTTTTCGTATGTTGGTTATGTAGTAAATTCGGGTACTGATGTAGCTGCAGAACGTATAGTTGTCCCACTAAAAAAATCTAAACAGTCAAAAGATAATTTACTGCTTAATGATATTGAAAGGACAGATTTTAAAAAAGCCCTACACAATCTATATCGTAGTTTTACAATATATTCTAAACAGCCAGTATGTACAAAACATGAGCTTAGCAAGCTTATAAATAAATATGAAGTTCTTGTACAAAGCTGTGAAAGTATTCAGGTTTCAAACAATGTTTGGGTTAATACTTTATACAAATCACAATACGCATTAACCTATCCTATCAATATTACTTTTGGATTAATTGCATTAGTCTTTTTTATATTACTTATAATATTTTTTATACAGCTTGCTTGGCGTATTCCTTATCTTGAATTTCAACAGTTTGCTTTTGAGATGGGTATGTACTTCCAATCAAAATCATTAAAAAAACATAAAGGCAAATTGCTTAGTTCAACTGTTGCTACGTTTGATTTTATGCAAAATCGAGTTAATCATATTATCGAATATCAAAATAAACTACTGGCTATGACATGCCACGATATTCGAACTCCTCTAGCAAGAATCCAAGCAAGAAGACTAACAGATTTAGAAAATTCTTTGAACAATAAAGATCTCAACGATATTGAAGAGATTAATCAAATGTTAGATGATTTAGTACTTTTTTCAAAAGAAAATTGGCTAGCTGGTATATCACCAGAAAAAGTAAGTATTAGTGAATTTATAGATGACATTGTTAATGAGTATATTGAACTTGATAAAGATATACGCCTAATAAATCAGCTTTATGATGACCTCTATTTAGAAATAAAAAAACCTGCATTAAAAAGAGCTATATCAAATATTATAAACAATGGCTTTAAGCATGGAAATCAAGTCAAAATTTATATTAATGATATAGATAACAATGCTTATAAACTTATTATACAAATTCAAGATAATGGTCCTGGAATTCCAGATGATGAAATAACAAAAGTATTTGAACCATTCTATACAGGCTCTTCAGCAAAAAAAGGCAATGGTTTAGGTCTAACAGTTTGTAAAGAAATAATTGAAGCACATCAAGGCGAGCTATATTTAAAAAATAATGTAGAAGGAGGATTAAATGTCACAATCAAATTATAAATCCTCTCTTTTAAACCTAGTAATGCTTTTATCATTTGTCTTGATAGCAAAAGTAGCTTTTGTGATTTATGTTTCTTATATAGTTAAATTCTATGCTTTTCATGACGTGTATTACAACCAGCACTTATACGTTAAAGGGTATCATTTCTTATTTCTAGGTTTTTTTTCGATAGGTTTCTTCTTTTTACCATTTTTACATTTACTTACTCGCTCTATTGATCATCGCAAAATTTTAAGGCTCTGTCTGATACTTCAAGGATCTGGTGTTATAGCTTTTATTTTAGCTCCTAGCTTACTTACTTTACTTATTTCTGCTGCTGCTATGTCGTTAGTCAATATAGTTATTATATTAGCTGTAGTGCAAGTTTCTCTAATCTCAAAACGACGCCACCAATTATGGGCTCTCGCATTAATACATGCTTTTGGTTTTACATTTGCTCTAGAAATATATCAAAGCCTATACCCTGTAAATACTAATATTCAATATATCCTTTACGGATGTGTAGCATTGATATTAATAAATTTCATATTACTTAATCTTATACAATTTGGTATATATAAAAATAGTAAGTCTAAAAATATTCTTGAGTACTATTTCATAGGTATATTTTCTATAGTAAAACATAGTAGGACATTTTTACTACACACTGTTATATTAGTAACTATGACATGCTTATATGTGTATATAGAAATGCTCAAACTTAGTAGCGTATATGTCAACGTGACTCATATGCCTAATATAGCAATCTCTTTACCAATTAGTACCATAATTATAATAACTCTCTGTTATATAGATAGTAACAAATTGAAACTAATTTTCTTTGCAATATTTACAGTAATATCAATATCACTATCTTTAATAATTATAATATTAATACCTGAACACATATTTAATCATAATAGTTTTAGAGGAGTCTTAATTGCTGATCGAGCTCTTAGTTTATCACTACTATCAATATGGATAGCTTATATTATTAGAAACTTTTTAGAAGTATTCAAAAAAGCATCCGTATTTTCATTTAGTGCTCTTTATTTAATATGTAATGTTCTAATTTGGTTATTTGGCAGACTTTTTTAAAACTTTTACATTGTTTAATAAAATTTAGCCCATTTACTAATCTTATTCTTAAACATCCAAAGATTGCCTAATAGTTTCTATATGTCGATGAGTTATTTAAAAAGGAGCTTTAAACATATAATATATCCACTAGGCAATTTGGGTATTCTAATTAGAAAATATTCTTTGTATTGACTAACTACTAAATCAACTTCTTATATCAACACTCTAGAGAGTACTTACTAAGGAGTGCAATTATAGCCAATCAAAAAGCAAAAGTATGTTTCAAAGGCGTAACAATATGTAACATTTTTGTTACATTGAAGATATTAAGATAAATCTTGGATTAGAAAACTAAAGCTCGATAGATAACTTCTCAAGCTTGATATTATTAAAACTAGGATTCAGAGTTGTATCTTTATTAGATTGTGATTTTATAATAAAGCTAATATTTTTAGTCTTTTTTAAAAACCTATTTATAAAACTTTTCTTACAGTTATTTTCTAATAATCTAACTTCTTGACCTACTATAAGCTCTAAATCTTTCCAAGCATTTTTTACTAAAACCTTAACATCATCATTAGGAATCCTATTTAAAACATGTTCTAGATTTACTTCTTGTATAGAGTTTTTATTATCTGAATTATAGTTTGATCCTATTATTGATAATAAAACTCTCGTTCCTTGATTTTGCTTTATAGTATAGTACACATTAGACAGTCTCTCCTTAGAATAACTTATGCCACTAAAAAGATGCTGAGTAAAACTACTATTATATATTTGAATAATCATGTATTTAGCTCCTTGACACTGTCAAAGCTTAATAGAAATACTAAAAATTTTGCTTATGATTCTAAAGATTCATTAAGATCGTCTACAAGGAGAAGTTTTTTTATCAATATCTCCAGCTACACCATTGTAAGTTGCCCAAGGCTCTTGTTCACCAGTATCCGCTATTTGCTCATCAGGAGCAGCAGTCCAATTAGTAGTTCCGCATGCTGCATAGTATTTGCCTTCATAAGAAACAAAAGCGTATGACTTACCACTCCAATCGCCATTATGATACTCATTACCACCTTTATGCCAATCACCAACATATTCCATCTTCACAGTATCTGTAACTGGAGAAGGAGTATCTCCTCCTGTTAATGTAATAGTTACATTTGAAGGATCACTAGAACCTAATGCACATGTAACTCCTGTACCACCATGCGTTTCAGCTTTACATATACCACTAGCCGTAACTTTACCTGCTGGAGTTAATACTGCTTGATATGAACCTGTCCCAAAAGATCCTTTAACTTCTACTTTAACATCTTGCCACGCCTCTGAATAAGTTTGTGGAGTTAACTGTAATGTAAAATTACTTGAAGACTTAACAAGAGAGCCAAAAGACTGCTGACTTGGAACACTTGCTGCTGTTTTTATTTCAGTCGCATCTTCTATTCTTACAGATGATACTGAAGTGCTAGATCCAGCTTCAGCCTTTTCATCAATAACAGGTTGAGTAGAATAAATTCTAGAATCAACTTTACTGTTATTTACTAACTC encodes:
- a CDS encoding sensor histidine kinase yields the protein MNISLRKLIRSQKKLLLVSIAIISGLIVIQFSYVGYVVNSGTDVAAERIVVPLKKSKQSKDNLLLNDIERTDFKKALHNLYRSFTIYSKQPVCTKHELSKLINKYEVLVQSCESIQVSNNVWVNTLYKSQYALTYPINITFGLIALVFFILLIIFFIQLAWRIPYLEFQQFAFEMGMYFQSKSLKKHKGKLLSSTVATFDFMQNRVNHIIEYQNKLLAMTCHDIRTPLARIQARRLTDLENSLNNKDLNDIEEINQMLDDLVLFSKENWLAGISPEKVSISEFIDDIVNEYIELDKDIRLINQLYDDLYLEIKKPALKRAISNIINNGFKHGNQVKIYINDIDNNAYKLIIQIQDNGPGIPDDEITKVFEPFYTGSSAKKGNGLGLTVCKEIIEAHQGELYLKNNVEGGLNVTIKL
- a CDS encoding BspA family leucine-rich repeat surface protein, which codes for MKFIQPFFILLAILFGNCSFANLKTIICKDDYVGSEVEHYSHKYLVVDNNTLRESFRDFAIGKIHLCTSHVTDMSHLSNLLSNEALYRNLPIGITSWDTSNVTTMEGMFENLYSFNQNIGDWDTSKVKDMSQMFKNAYSFNYDINKWNVSSVDNMTAMFFNAHAFNKPLDKWDISNVVYTQDMFNGAYSFNQDISHWDTSNIVIMNNMFYDAKSFNQDISSWDVSMIKSRFRYSFANKQYLDADNWPIFSN
- a CDS encoding response regulator transcription factor, with translation MQKRIAIVDDESDIREGLANYLVQNHYLVDDFDSGISFLDALSERSYDLVILDVMMPEIDGLDTCRQIRKISEVPVIFLSSAGESFDRILGIETGADDYITKPFNPREVLARIKSILKRTDIKPTAQSQIKTPYWSIDTQQHKISYNNGEEIVFTPALYKLFDYLYRHKSKTITREKIYEDILKRPFEEFDRTIDIRISRLRKLLDANPDQTADSSYIQTIKGTGYCLNLYDEYISS
- a CDS encoding normocyte binding protein 2b, yielding MIIQIYNSSFTQHLFSGISYSKERLSNVYYTIKQNQGTRVLLSIIGSNYNSDNKNSIQEVNLEHVLNRIPNDDVKVLVKNAWKDLELIVGQEVRLLENNCKKSFINRFLKKTKNISFIIKSQSNKDTTLNPSFNNIKLEKLSIEL